GGGCGGTAGGTACAGCGGATTTCCAAATGGGGAATTATTCTTCTTCGCTCGAATGGCAGCTGAAAGCACTCGCAGTCAGAGAGGAACTGGGTGACTTGCAGGGTAAAAGTGCAGCCTACACCAATATAGGGCTGGCCTATCACGGGATGATGAAATATAGAGAAGCACTTCGGTACCTGGACTCCAGTTATGCAATAAAAAACCAGATTCAGGATAAAAAGGGACTGGTTGCTGTACACAATAACCGGGGCATGGTTCTGGCCGATATGGGAATGTATGAGCCTGCCCTGGAGGAGTACGGGAAATCTTTGGTGCTGGGAAAAGAACTGAAGGATGATTTTGGGATGGCCTATGCCCTGAATAATCTGGGAAGTGTTTATTCAATGTTGGGATGGAACAAAGAGGCGCTGTTGTCGTACAAAGCTTCGCTCGAGATCAAGAGAAAGTTGGGAGAGAAGAACATGATAGCAGCCTGCTATGGAAATATCGCTACGGTTTATCTTTTGGAAAGACGGATAGAGCTGGCTCAGACGTTTGCTGACAGCGCTTTGAAGGTCAGCACCGCGGCAGGCAATAAGGAAATCGTTTTCCAGCAGTACCGGTTGCTGGCACGAATCGACAGTGCCCGGGGAGATTTTCGCTTGGCCATGCGGCATATGCATTTATATGCCATTGCGCGCGACAGTGTTCTGAATGAACAAAATACGCGGAGGCTGATTGAGGCACAGCTGCAGTATGATTTTGATAAGAAGGCAACGATGGAGAGGCAGGAGCGTGAAAAGAGTGATTTTCTGGCGGAGCTTGACAAAGAGAAGCAGCAAAAGATATTGATCATCACTTCGGCAGGTCTGTTAGTCACCCTGGTGCTCGTGGTACTGATATTCCGAAGTATACGTGCATCGCAAAGAAAGAGCAGGGTAATCGAAGTTCAGAAGAGGGAACTCGAGGAAAAGCAAAAGGAGATACTGGAAAGTATCCGCTATGCACGCAGAATACAGGTGTCGCTTTTACCCTCGGAAAACAGAATCCGAAACACTCTTTTGAGGCTACTCTCCTGATAAGGCATGCTTTTTGTATCTTTGCATACCAAAAGCACGTTATGAACAGGACACTTGTTGCAGTTTTACTGCTGTTACCGTTGTTAATTTTTTCACAGGACAAAACCGAAACGATCGAGCGTACTAAAAAGGCCGGTGTGCTGGATTATCAGTGCATCGGAAATGGAGGCATCGTATTGGTTCATGCGTACGTGGGAAAGACAAAACAGGGACTGTCATACACCGTGAAAAATGTAGCCGCCGATTTTTCTACCCGCTGGATACAGGATATTAAATCCAACAAAGCGAATTCTCAGCCTAAGGTGGTAGCCTCTTCAAGCGGAAAAATGGTCTTTGTAATGGATGGAACAGAATGGGATGCCATCAAGGGATTTTCTTCTTTCAACCTCATTCGTTTCAACGAACAGGGTGATTTTATCATGAAAGAATTCGGTTCCTCCCAGCTCTATAACGAAGAGTTGGTAGCCGCATTTTGCGATGACGAGCGATTTTATATTCTCACGGCAACCAATCCTATCCAGGGTCAGCAATATGCGAATATGGTCATTGTTTCCGCTTCTGATCTTTCTTATCAGAAAATGCGACTGGAACTTCCTCAGAAGAAGGCGAATGAGTCTAAATGGCTCTTTGCCGGATGTGAGAATGGTCGCGTGTTTTTATATTCAACTAAGGTAGATGAAAAACTGGGAACTGCTTCTCATGAAGTGGCAGAGGTAGGCCCTGACGGAAAAGTTACCCGGACTTTTATTCTGGAGGGTTCACCGGAGAGTAAGAAGTTTATTCAGGCAGGAAAAGTGCTCCGACACCGTAAGGGATCAGTTGGTGAAGTGCAGGAATTTCAGGAAAAGGTAGATGCTAATACCCAGGCGGTCAGCTATACAGAAACAGTTTCCTCATTCGGAGATGTTTGCTATTCAAATGGCAAATTTCTGGTTTCAGGCTTCTGGTCCTCTAAGCCCAGCAAGGGAGTGAAGGATACCTGGGAGGGTCTTTTCGTGCGCACCTATGATGATATGGGAAGGAAGGAGTGGAACTATCAGATGGCTTTTACTGGCAAACTGAAAGAGAGCAAGGAATTTAAAGCTGATCTGCCTTCGGCACTGCATTCCTATGATCTGGTGGATAACGGAGACGGAACAAACACTTTGCAGGTTCCGTACGGGACAGATATTTTCTGCTGGACGCTGGAAGACAAGGGTAAGCTGAAAACATCAGATATAAAAAAATACGAGGAAATGCAAGCAGCTTATTGTGTGTTCGCCAATCCCGGCGCACCGGCCGGCTTGAACGGATTTGCCGAAAATCTGGATCCCAAAAAACTCAAAAATTATTCCCTTCTGGAGATCTCCAGCGCCGCTTCCGGGTGTATTCTTTTAGTAGAGGATTCAAACGAAAACAAGATCTACCTGCACTGGTTCAATCGTTAAGTTTAAGCCCCGATTTTTTCGGCCCTATTGAATAAGCAGCTTTCCATTAGTGCACTTTCCGGACGGTTCGGTGTAATAGAAATAATAAACGCCGGAAGGCAGATTTCCTCTTTCCATATGCATTTCGAGGCTGCCGTCTATTACCGGAAGACTCCGAATCGTTCTCCCTATTGCATCGCGGATCACAATCACACCTTTCTCCGGCACAAAGCCGTTAAAGAGAAATGTTGTCTGATCTGAAAAGGGATTAGGTGCCACTACCAGTGTCCCCTGATTTAATTCATCCATTCCCACGCAGGTATTCACGGTAATCACTTGTGTGGCAGTGGAGCACCCGATAGAGTTGCATGCAGTAAGCGTAGTGGTATAGGTGCCCGGGCTGTTATAACAAATGTTGGAAGGATTCTGCTGGGAAGAAGACAACGGACTTCCTCCGTTGAAGGTCCATGTCCATGTGGTTGGTGTTCCGGTGCTGAGGTCTGTATAATTAATGCAGCCATTTACGCATAACGTGCTTTGGCTTTGGGTAAATTGGGTTACAGGAGGCGTTCCCACCGTTCCCGTGATGTTAATATTATCGATGTAAAGATTATTACCATTCCGGTTATGGTTTCTGAACGCAATGATTACGCGTGCGTTTCCAATATAAGAATTCAACCCCACCGTTTCAGTTCTCCACTGGGAGGAGCCGGGAGTAAAAGCAGAGTTGGAGTTCGGAGCGGTAGCAAGGGTGGTTCCTCCTTTCAGGTAAACTTGTGTAAATGTTTGTCCACAATCAGTGGAAATCCAAACGGATAATGTATCGCTGAAGCTGCTGTTGTTTTTTCTGCAATAGGCTACATCAAAGGTCATCTGTGCTGCGGTGAGTGAGGAGAAATCCAACGATTTCAAACGAAATTCATCGCGTGTGCCGGGAGCGTTGATACCATGATTATTGTACCAGATGCACTGTGCGCTGGTTGAAAATCCTCCCACGGAAGTATTCAGTTGCCAAATATTACCGTCCGAACCTGCGTCGATCATTGCCCAGTCTGCCGGCAGGAAGGGTGGTGTTTCAAATCCCTCCACCAGAGGTAGTGGATTTAAACCGGGAACGGTGATCACGGCGGTTCCCGTGGATACACAGCCGTTGACATCGGTACCTGATACAGTATAGGTTACGCTGGAGAGAGGGGTTGAAACTACCGTAGATCCGGTGGTAGCATTCAGATATGTTGCCGGCGACCAGCTGTAGGTATTCGCACCGGAAGCGGTAAGATTCTGTGAGCCGGAACAGAGGGTGCTGCTGGGCGGACTGATGGTTACAGTAGGTCCTGGAGTGATGTTAACAGTAAGCGTATTGGTTCCGGTACATCCGTTGGTAGTTCCGGTAACCGTATACGTTGTGGAAACGGTAGGCGTACAGGTTACCGAAGACCCGGTGGTGGCATTTAGAAACGTAGAGGGCGACCAGGTGTAGGCATTTGCACCTGAAGCAGAGAGAATTGTATTCCCGCCCTGGCAAACCGGGTTCGGATTTGCATTGAGATTTACCGTAGGTACAGAAGTTGAAGATACGGTGACCGTTTGCGTAGAAGTATTACACCCACTGGGGTTGCAGGCGGTAAGAGTAACCGTATATACTCCCGGTGTGCTGTAACAAACCTGGGGAGGAGTTTGAGACGTGGAGGAAGATGGAGAGCCTCCGGAAAAGGTCCATGTCCAACTGGTTGGTGTGTTCGAACTCTGATCCGTGAATGAAATGCATTGTCCAAGGCATATTGCAGAAGCGCTCATCGTAAACATAGATACCGGTGGTACATTGGGAGTTTCGTACCAGCTGGCAATGCAACTGCGGGGCAAACCATCTGCCGTAGTGAACGGCCCACCTGCATAAAATGTTCCGTTCCACACTTCCATGGCTTTTACATAATCGTTCATCCCTGAACCCATGGCAGACCAGGTGCCCGTGTTATAATTCCATTTGGCAATTTTACTTGCCGGGTTTCCACCTGCATTCAGGAAATTTCCACCAATGATCATATTCCCGTTGTAAAACATTATTCCCCGAACGTAATCGTCAACTCCTGTTCCAAGGGGTGCCCATGCGTTTCCGTCATACACGGCCACACGGGAACAATTGAAGTCGCCGCCAACTTCTAAAAAATGCCCCCCCATGTATAGTTTATTCTGCGATTGATTCACATAAAGTACACGTACCGTGCTGTCGAGCCCGCCCGGTATATCTACTCCGGAGTTTCCTCCCACCCAGGCCAGGCCATCCCACTTCACAACGCGGTCGCAGGGGCTGCAGCCGTCTACATTTGAAAAATCACCTCCTACCCACAATTCTCCATTATAAACCGTCATGGCGCGAACATCATTATTAAAGGCAGTATCTCTGCCTCCGATAGCTGACCAGTTGCTTCCATTCCACATGGCCACCCGATAACATGTGTTTCCGTCGGCAGTGGTGAAATCACCACCGGCAATCAGATTACCATTCCAAACGGTAAGGCATAAAACATCATTATTAAATCCGCTACCCAGGGGCTGCCAGGCGTTTCCATCCCAACGCGCAACACCATTACAGCCCACGCAGGGTTGCTGAACATTCCAGAAGTCGCCGACAACTATCAGGTCACCATTATATACCACCGCGTCTCTCGCTACAAGCCCAACCCCCGTACTAAAGCAGCTCCAGGTGGTGCCGTTCCAGGCTGCGATTCTTCCGCAGGGCGAACCAAAACTTCCACCGTCAACAAGCATTCCATTCCAGGTGGTCATGCAATGGCTTGAGTTGTTCAGGCCGCCTCCCACATCCTGCCATTGCTGGGCTTGAACCAGATAGCTTAAATTCATCAGGAAAAGGCCGGTGAGGTAGAATTGTTTCATGGAGGAACGATTTAGCAGAATACCTAAAAGTACTAAAGCCGGAGGCATTTTACAAGGCCGCTTGCCAGTCGGACTTTTTTAAGGCTTGGTGTTTAAAAACTCTCCACTCGTCGAAACCCGTATAAGCAATGATTTTTATACCTTTAGTTGGATAAAAACCTGATGACATGAAACGAATCTTATTTATACTGACCGTTCTGCTTGCTCCGGCAACGGTTTTTTCCCAAACGCTTTTTCTGGAAGCTAAAGGGGGTTACAAATCCACCTGGCTTCTGAATAAGAATGTGTCCGACGACGGCAACGAACAGGATTATGCCGCAGGATGGGGAAATCACTACGGTTTGGGCGCTTCCATGTATTTTAACAAAACGGTCGGGCTGGGAATAGATTTTCTTATGAATACCCACACCGGTGCTTATTCGGGGGAATTTGATTCGGTTGACTATACATCCAATGTACGCCTGAAAACCATTGATATTCCGTTAATGCTGAAGCTTAAAACGGAACAGGGAGGATTTCTGGAGTTTGGTGTGCAATATTCCAGTATCAGTTCCGCAAAGTACAGCTATGATTTTAATATGACCCTGCCGAACAGTACGATCCTGCAGAGCGATTCTTCAATGGCTGTGGACACCAGTTATTCATCCTCCAACTTGTCGCTGGTGTTCGGGCTGGGCATCCAGATCAAATTCACCGACCGGATCGGACTCCGGACCGGCTTCCGTTTTGAATATGGCTTATCGGATCTGGTAGGTGTAGATGGTTTTGGAAGGGATCTTTCCAAAGATCATTTTCCTTACGGAAACAATCCGCTCTTCTTCAACAATTATGATTCCTACCAGAAAACCAATACGGCATCAGGATCTTTTATGCTGGGGGTTTATTTTATACTGGGAAGTGAAAAAGATTCAACTGTCCCGTAGCGAGTGATCGAAGAACTAGAGAAGATCCTCGGGAAAGAGCATGTGTTTACTGCCAGAGCAGTACTTGAAAATTACGCACATGACGAAACCGAGGATCTTTCTTTTATGCCGGTTGTAGTGGTGAAACCTCGCACCCGGGAGGAAGTTTCCCGGATAATCAAATTGGCGAACAATCATAGAATTCCTGTAACCCCTCGCGGAGCGGGCACAGGATTAAGCGGGGGGGCTCTGCCGGTGAACGGAGGCATTCTGCTTTCAATGGAGCGGTTCAATTCCATCCTGGAAATAGATGAGCGCAATCTGCAGGCCACTGTGGAGCCGGGTGTTATCACGCAGGTTTTCCAGGATACGGTGGCGGCAAAAGGCCTGTTCTATCCGCCCGATCCGGCCAGCAGAGGAAGTTGTTTTATAGGGGGAAATATTGCAGAAAACTCCGGCGGACCGAGGGCGGTCAAATACGGGGTTACGAAGGATTATGTACTCAATCTCGAAGTAGTGCTTCCTACCGGGGAAATCATCTGGACCGGGGCCAATACATTAAAGAATTCCACCGGCTACAACCTTACTCAGCTGATGGTGGGAAGCGAGGGAACACTGGGGGTTGTTACTAAAATTGTATTCCGTCTTATTCCTTTGCCCAAGAAAAATGTGGTAATGCTCGTGCCCTTTACTTCACCGGAAAGGGCGTGTGAGGCTGTTGCGGCCGTTTTCCGGGAGGGGATAACCCCGAGTTGCATGGAATTCATGGAGCGGGATGCGATTGACTGGACAATGAAATTCATTGACGGCGTACAGGTGCCTGTTGAGAAGAATGTAATGGCTCATCTGCTGATAGAGCTGGATGGGAATGCGGATGATGTGCTGATGAAAGAAGCGGAAAGGATTGCAATGGTTGTGCAGCGTTTTGATTGCGGGGAGATTTTGTTCGCAGATTCGGAGGAGCAGAAAAACAACCTCTGGAAACTCCGGCGAAGGGTAGGGGAGGCGGTGAAATCTCACAGCGTTTTTAAGGAAGAGGATACCGTGGTGCCCCGTGCCGAACTTCCGGCGCTTCTTACCGGCGTGAAGGAGATAGGAAGGAAATATGGGTTCCGTTCGGTGTGCTTCGGCCATGCAGGTGACGGAAATATGCATGTGAATATCTTGAAAGAGGATATGAGCGATGAACGATGGAATACAGAGGTTCCGAAAGGTATCCGCGAAATATTTGAACTGTGCGTTCGACTAAAAGGCACTATTTCCGGTGAACATGGCATAGGGCTTGTGCAGAAGAATTATATGGATATCGCCTTTTCAGAGAAGGCATTGGAATTGCAGAAGCAGTTAAAGAAAGTGTTTGATCCAAATCATATTTTAAACCCGGGTAAAATGTTTCCCGATTAGCATGAAAATAGCAACTCTTATAGGACTGATCTTTTTCTGTGTAGATTTTTTTGCTCAGGATGTGGTGCAGCCCGACAGTATCCAATCGGATTCCCAGAAAGTGATAGTTGTAAAGAAGCCAGTGAAAGATCCTTGT
The genomic region above belongs to Bacteroidia bacterium and contains:
- a CDS encoding tetratricopeptide repeat protein gives rise to the protein MVISLAAMLAVMQAFAGDLDSLEFWLRAKSDTLKVHKLVRISTQLRKSGELKRSFDVALEALKTAEMIGWKRGLGLGYGAVGTADFQMGNYSSSLEWQLKALAVREELGDLQGKSAAYTNIGLAYHGMMKYREALRYLDSSYAIKNQIQDKKGLVAVHNNRGMVLADMGMYEPALEEYGKSLVLGKELKDDFGMAYALNNLGSVYSMLGWNKEALLSYKASLEIKRKLGEKNMIAACYGNIATVYLLERRIELAQTFADSALKVSTAAGNKEIVFQQYRLLARIDSARGDFRLAMRHMHLYAIARDSVLNEQNTRRLIEAQLQYDFDKKATMERQEREKSDFLAELDKEKQQKILIITSAGLLVTLVLVVLIFRSIRASQRKSRVIEVQKRELEEKQKEILESIRYARRIQVSLLPSENRIRNTLLRLLS
- a CDS encoding FAD-binding protein produces the protein MIEELEKILGKEHVFTARAVLENYAHDETEDLSFMPVVVVKPRTREEVSRIIKLANNHRIPVTPRGAGTGLSGGALPVNGGILLSMERFNSILEIDERNLQATVEPGVITQVFQDTVAAKGLFYPPDPASRGSCFIGGNIAENSGGPRAVKYGVTKDYVLNLEVVLPTGEIIWTGANTLKNSTGYNLTQLMVGSEGTLGVVTKIVFRLIPLPKKNVVMLVPFTSPERACEAVAAVFREGITPSCMEFMERDAIDWTMKFIDGVQVPVEKNVMAHLLIELDGNADDVLMKEAERIAMVVQRFDCGEILFADSEEQKNNLWKLRRRVGEAVKSHSVFKEEDTVVPRAELPALLTGVKEIGRKYGFRSVCFGHAGDGNMHVNILKEDMSDERWNTEVPKGIREIFELCVRLKGTISGEHGIGLVQKNYMDIAFSEKALELQKQLKKVFDPNHILNPGKMFPD
- a CDS encoding PorT family protein — its product is MKRILFILTVLLAPATVFSQTLFLEAKGGYKSTWLLNKNVSDDGNEQDYAAGWGNHYGLGASMYFNKTVGLGIDFLMNTHTGAYSGEFDSVDYTSNVRLKTIDIPLMLKLKTEQGGFLEFGVQYSSISSAKYSYDFNMTLPNSTILQSDSSMAVDTSYSSSNLSLVFGLGIQIKFTDRIGLRTGFRFEYGLSDLVGVDGFGRDLSKDHFPYGNNPLFFNNYDSYQKTNTASGSFMLGVYFILGSEKDSTVP
- a CDS encoding PKD domain-containing protein; the encoded protein is MKQFYLTGLFLMNLSYLVQAQQWQDVGGGLNNSSHCMTTWNGMLVDGGSFGSPCGRIAAWNGTTWSCFSTGVGLVARDAVVYNGDLIVVGDFWNVQQPCVGCNGVARWDGNAWQPLGSGFNNDVLCLTVWNGNLIAGGDFTTADGNTCYRVAMWNGSNWSAIGGRDTAFNNDVRAMTVYNGELWVGGDFSNVDGCSPCDRVVKWDGLAWVGGNSGVDIPGGLDSTVRVLYVNQSQNKLYMGGHFLEVGGDFNCSRVAVYDGNAWAPLGTGVDDYVRGIMFYNGNMIIGGNFLNAGGNPASKIAKWNYNTGTWSAMGSGMNDYVKAMEVWNGTFYAGGPFTTADGLPRSCIASWYETPNVPPVSMFTMSASAICLGQCISFTDQSSNTPTSWTWTFSGGSPSSSTSQTPPQVCYSTPGVYTVTLTACNPSGCNTSTQTVTVSSTSVPTVNLNANPNPVCQGGNTILSASGANAYTWSPSTFLNATTGSSVTCTPTVSTTYTVTGTTNGCTGTNTLTVNITPGPTVTISPPSSTLCSGSQNLTASGANTYSWSPATYLNATTGSTVVSTPLSSVTYTVSGTDVNGCVSTGTAVITVPGLNPLPLVEGFETPPFLPADWAMIDAGSDGNIWQLNTSVGGFSTSAQCIWYNNHGINAPGTRDEFRLKSLDFSSLTAAQMTFDVAYCRKNNSSFSDTLSVWISTDCGQTFTQVYLKGGTTLATAPNSNSAFTPGSSQWRTETVGLNSYIGNARVIIAFRNHNRNGNNLYIDNINITGTVGTPPVTQFTQSQSTLCVNGCINYTDLSTGTPTTWTWTFNGGSPLSSSQQNPSNICYNSPGTYTTTLTACNSIGCSTATQVITVNTCVGMDELNQGTLVVAPNPFSDQTTFLFNGFVPEKGVIVIRDAIGRTIRSLPVIDGSLEMHMERGNLPSGVYYFYYTEPSGKCTNGKLLIQ